In the Deinococcus carri genome, one interval contains:
- a CDS encoding Ig-like domain-containing protein encodes MKAHRSLSLALLTGLLLSACGTGGTPSGDTGGTKDTQAPQVALTVAPTQLTAAGQATFTATATDNVGVTAVEFYDGDKLIATDKEAPFTVSQGYAAADNGTHTIKAVAVDAAGNRGTATGTLTVNIPAAPSGDTEAPKISLAATPTTVTAGGSVKLVATASDNVGVTKVTFYRGDTKLGEDTSAPYELTDTVAAGTQGSVTYRVVASDAAGNMTEASTTVAVNAAGNGPAVSLTALPSTLTLGGQVTFSAAITNGRSVSRVEFYDNGRLVGTDNEAPYMVRVIYGYADNGVHNITVRAYDDQGNVGEASTTVTVAITDANEPNDSLVMAAPLTIGVSQKGTIAGQARDFDYFKFNAASGDMLKLTVKSVSVNSASTLDPYVMILMPDGKTVLEKDDDSGAGLESEIRFNVPKDGTYYVVVTSFNIHDDEQASDDKATNTYQLDLMRR; translated from the coding sequence ATGAAAGCACACCGCAGTTTGTCTCTCGCCCTGCTGACCGGCCTGCTGCTCTCTGCCTGTGGAACGGGGGGCACGCCTTCAGGTGACACGGGTGGGACCAAGGACACCCAGGCTCCCCAGGTGGCGTTGACGGTGGCCCCCACGCAACTGACGGCCGCCGGTCAGGCCACCTTCACGGCCACCGCCACGGACAATGTCGGCGTGACTGCCGTGGAGTTCTACGACGGCGACAAACTGATTGCCACCGACAAGGAAGCCCCCTTCACGGTCAGCCAGGGCTACGCCGCGGCGGACAACGGCACCCACACCATCAAGGCTGTGGCGGTGGACGCGGCGGGGAACCGGGGAACGGCAACCGGCACCCTGACGGTAAACATCCCGGCCGCGCCTTCGGGCGACACCGAGGCCCCCAAGATTTCGCTGGCGGCTACGCCCACCACAGTTACCGCTGGCGGCAGCGTCAAGCTGGTCGCGACGGCCAGCGACAACGTCGGGGTTACCAAAGTCACCTTCTACCGCGGCGACACCAAGCTCGGTGAGGACACCAGCGCCCCCTATGAGCTGACCGATACCGTTGCGGCGGGCACCCAGGGCAGCGTGACCTACCGGGTCGTGGCGAGCGACGCAGCCGGGAACATGACCGAGGCCAGCACCACCGTCGCCGTGAATGCTGCTGGCAACGGGCCTGCGGTCAGCCTCACGGCGCTGCCCTCCACGCTGACCCTGGGCGGCCAGGTGACCTTCAGCGCGGCGATCACGAACGGCCGCAGCGTATCGCGTGTGGAGTTCTACGACAACGGCCGCTTGGTGGGGACCGATAACGAAGCTCCCTATATGGTCAGGGTGATCTACGGGTACGCGGACAACGGCGTTCACAACATCACTGTTCGGGCCTACGACGACCAGGGCAATGTAGGTGAGGCCAGCACGACCGTGACTGTGGCTATCACCGACGCTAATGAGCCGAACGACAGCCTGGTTATGGCTGCTCCCCTCACCATCGGCGTGTCCCAGAAGGGCACCATTGCCGGACAGGCGCGCGACTTCGACTACTTCAAATTCAACGCAGCGTCGGGCGACATGCTCAAGCTGACCGTCAAGAGCGTCAGCGTGAACTCCGCCAGCACTCTCGACCCCTATGTCATGATCCTGATGCCCGATGGCAAGACCGTGCTGGAAAAGGACGACGACAGCGGCGCGGGTCTGGAGTCTGAGATTCGCTTCAACGTGCCCAAGGACGGGACCTACTACGTGGTCGTGACCAGCTTCAACATCCACGATGACGAGCAGGCCAGCGACGACAAGGCTACCAACACCTACCAGCTCGACCTGATGCGCCGGTAA
- a CDS encoding pitrilysin family protein yields MTPHPPTLRQHLLPNGLTLLLEPDPEAQTVAAGYFVATGARDERPEELGASHFLEHLMFKGSARLSAAELNERLDDLGGHANAFTSEEATVYHAAALPEQVGELLETLTELLRPALRPEDIEPERGVILEEIAMYAEQPAVRVADELRADYWGTHPLGHSVLGTPETVGHLTRAALERNWRERYGADRVTLVVVGAFDPDAVLAWAQAELRDWPAARRAPAPLAPARPAAPGTVRVVPGDHLTRVQVALALPGLPATHPLREAATVLAELVGGENGLLYWALLDTGLSDSADLAHLDYQGAGTFEGGFSCDPDRAQVVLDAYRAVLETVPGALTDAAIRRAARKLAVGTLLRAETPQGRLFALGMEGLALGRALSTAELVDRYARVTPQDVRAVLALCPLVRPTVVALGPVAVLA; encoded by the coding sequence ATGACCCCGCACCCGCCAACGCTGCGCCAGCACCTCCTCCCGAACGGCCTGACCCTGCTGCTGGAACCCGACCCGGAAGCACAGACGGTCGCCGCCGGATACTTCGTGGCGACGGGCGCGCGCGACGAACGCCCGGAGGAGCTGGGGGCCTCGCACTTTCTCGAACACCTGATGTTCAAGGGGTCGGCCCGGCTGAGTGCCGCCGAGCTGAACGAGCGCCTCGACGACCTGGGCGGCCACGCCAACGCCTTTACCAGTGAGGAGGCGACCGTCTACCACGCCGCCGCCCTCCCCGAACAGGTGGGCGAGCTGCTGGAGACGCTGACTGAGCTGCTGCGCCCGGCCCTGCGCCCGGAAGACATCGAACCCGAGCGCGGCGTGATTCTGGAAGAAATCGCCATGTACGCCGAGCAGCCCGCCGTGCGCGTGGCCGACGAACTGCGCGCCGACTACTGGGGCACGCATCCCCTGGGCCATTCGGTGCTGGGAACCCCCGAAACGGTGGGCCACCTGACCCGCGCCGCCCTGGAGCGCAACTGGCGCGAACGCTACGGCGCGGACCGGGTAACGCTGGTGGTGGTGGGGGCTTTCGACCCGGACGCGGTGCTGGCCTGGGCACAGGCGGAACTGCGTGACTGGCCCGCCGCGCGGCGGGCCCCGGCTCCCCTCGCCCCCGCCCGTCCCGCCGCCCCCGGCACCGTCCGGGTCGTGCCGGGCGACCACCTCACCCGCGTGCAGGTCGCGCTGGCGCTGCCCGGCCTGCCCGCCACCCACCCCCTGCGCGAGGCGGCCACCGTGCTGGCCGAGCTGGTGGGCGGCGAGAACGGGTTGCTGTACTGGGCGCTGCTCGATACCGGGCTGAGTGACAGCGCCGACCTCGCCCACCTGGACTACCAGGGCGCGGGCACCTTCGAGGGCGGCTTCTCCTGTGACCCCGACCGGGCGCAGGTGGTGCTGGATGCCTACCGCGCCGTGCTGGAAACCGTGCCCGGCGCGTTGACGGACGCCGCCATTCGCCGCGCCGCCCGCAAGCTGGCCGTGGGCACCCTGCTCCGGGCCGAGACGCCCCAGGGCCGCCTTTTCGCGCTGGGCATGGAGGGGCTGGCGCTGGGCCGCGCCCTCAGCACCGCCGAACTGGTGGACCGCTACGCCCGCGTGACCCCGCAGGATGTGCGGGCCGTGCTGGCCCTCTGCCCGTTGGTTCGCCCGACGGTGGTGGCCCTGGGTCCGGTGGCCGTGCTGGCCTGA
- a CDS encoding pitrilysin family protein, producing MTLTAAPATHVWTLEGGLTAAFERRKGPGFALDLRVPVGSAHDPVGLEGLAGVLEEWLYKGAGGRDARQFQDALDDLGVRRGGGVGPEATRFGVSGLTADLPAALALVADLLLRPALPSEELPILADLARQDLEGLEDSPPDLLATEARRLAFPRAPGSPFAGYAHPASGTPEGLARLDVGNLRGFLDRYGTRGSLLGLVADADPAEVRTLLERTFAGWGLGADETVPALFRPGLRAHVPYPEAEQTHLSLTAPGVSPRGPDWLAWQVALTALSGGSASRLFHAVREERGLAYSVMASSVLLGGQGFLTAYAGSTPERAPETLEVLLAELARLPQGLTGAEFGRARRGLTASVVFGAESLRARASGLTRDLAVFGHVRPVAQLRAQLAALTLEDVNAFLAGYHPAAQVTRVTLGPQELVG from the coding sequence GTGACGCTCACTGCCGCCCCCGCCACGCACGTCTGGACTCTGGAGGGGGGACTCACCGCCGCCTTCGAGCGCCGCAAGGGGCCGGGGTTCGCGCTCGACCTACGGGTACCGGTGGGCAGCGCCCATGACCCGGTGGGCCTGGAGGGGTTGGCGGGCGTGCTGGAGGAGTGGCTCTACAAGGGCGCGGGGGGCCGCGACGCCCGGCAGTTTCAGGACGCGCTCGACGACCTGGGCGTGCGCCGGGGCGGCGGCGTCGGCCCCGAGGCGACCCGCTTCGGCGTCAGCGGCCTGACGGCGGACCTCCCGGCGGCGCTGGCGCTGGTCGCCGACCTGCTGCTGCGCCCCGCGCTGCCCTCGGAGGAGCTGCCCATCCTCGCCGACCTCGCGCGGCAGGACCTGGAAGGGCTGGAGGACAGCCCGCCCGACCTGCTGGCGACGGAGGCGCGGCGGTTGGCCTTTCCCCGCGCACCGGGTTCGCCCTTCGCGGGCTACGCACACCCGGCCAGCGGCACGCCGGAGGGCCTCGCCCGGCTTGATGTGGGGAACCTGCGCGGCTTCCTCGACCGCTACGGCACCCGCGGCAGCCTGCTGGGGCTGGTGGCCGATGCGGACCCCGCCGAGGTGCGCACGCTGCTGGAACGGACCTTCGCGGGCTGGGGCCTTGGTGCGGACGAGACAGTCCCCGCCCTCTTCCGGCCCGGCCTGCGCGCCCACGTTCCCTATCCGGAGGCCGAGCAGACGCATCTGAGTCTCACGGCTCCGGGGGTCTCCCCGCGCGGCCCCGACTGGCTGGCCTGGCAGGTGGCGCTGACGGCGCTGTCAGGTGGGAGTGCCAGCCGCCTCTTTCACGCGGTGCGGGAGGAACGCGGCCTGGCCTACAGCGTGATGGCCTCGTCCGTCCTGCTGGGGGGGCAGGGCTTTCTGACGGCCTACGCGGGCAGCACGCCGGAGCGCGCCCCCGAGACGCTGGAGGTGCTGCTGGCCGAACTCGCCCGGCTGCCGCAGGGCCTGACCGGGGCCGAGTTCGGACGCGCCCGCCGCGGCCTGACCGCCAGCGTGGTCTTCGGGGCCGAGAGCCTGCGCGCCCGCGCGAGTGGCCTCACCCGTGACCTGGCTGTGTTCGGGCACGTCCGCCCGGTGGCGCAGCTCCGCGCGCAGCTCGCGGCCCTGACCCTGGAGGACGTGAACGCCTTCCTGGCCGGCTACCATCCCGCCGCGCAGGTGACCCGCGTGACCCTCGGCCCGCAGGAGCTGGTGGGATGA
- a CDS encoding RluA family pseudouridine synthase → MARNGGYTYREELGRRARGLTTLAYLTRFYPHSTAADWRARLEGGEVVLNGVPAHGAEVLTPGQVLEWHRPPWEEEDVPLHYDLLYQDAALLVVAKPSGLPTLPGGGFLEHTLLTRVRADFPEARPLHRLGRGTSGLVLFARTPGAAAMLAQAWRDHAVGKQYRALAAGWATEDEFHITTPIGPVPHPRLGSVFAASAAGKASSSLARVLERRGPDHRAGETLFAVDIHTGRPHQIRIHLASIGHPLVGDPLYAPGGGPRPDLPGLPGDGGYLLHAERLTFTHPLTGERLTLHAPPPTELRLADGS, encoded by the coding sequence GTGGCCCGCAACGGCGGCTACACCTACCGCGAGGAACTGGGCCGCCGTGCGCGGGGCCTGACCACGCTGGCCTACCTGACCCGGTTTTACCCCCATTCCACCGCCGCCGACTGGCGGGCCAGGCTGGAAGGCGGCGAGGTCGTGCTGAACGGCGTGCCCGCCCACGGCGCGGAAGTGCTGACCCCCGGCCAGGTTCTCGAATGGCACCGCCCCCCCTGGGAGGAGGAGGACGTGCCGCTGCACTACGACCTGCTGTATCAGGACGCGGCGCTGCTGGTGGTCGCCAAGCCGTCGGGCCTGCCCACCCTGCCGGGCGGCGGTTTTCTGGAGCACACCCTGCTCACGCGGGTCCGGGCCGACTTCCCGGAGGCCCGCCCGCTGCATCGCCTGGGCCGGGGCACCTCCGGGCTGGTGCTGTTCGCGCGGACCCCCGGGGCGGCGGCCATGCTGGCGCAGGCCTGGCGGGACCACGCGGTCGGCAAGCAGTACCGGGCGCTGGCAGCGGGCTGGGCTACGGAGGACGAGTTCCACATCACCACGCCCATCGGTCCGGTGCCGCACCCCCGCCTGGGAAGCGTCTTCGCGGCGAGCGCGGCGGGCAAGGCCTCCTCCAGCCTGGCCCGCGTGCTGGAGCGGCGGGGGCCGGACCACCGGGCAGGGGAGACGCTTTTCGCGGTGGACATCCATACCGGGCGGCCCCACCAGATTCGTATTCACCTCGCCTCCATTGGGCATCCGCTGGTCGGGGACCCGCTGTATGCGCCGGGTGGCGGCCCCCGACCTGACCTGCCGGGGCTGCCGGGTGACGGCGGCTACCTGTTGCACGCCGAGCGCCTGACCTTCACGCACCCACTGACTGGCGAGCGCCTGACGCTGCACGCGCCGCCGCCTACGGAACTGCGCCTCGCGGACGGGTCGTAG